One uncultured Umboniibacter sp. genomic window carries:
- the rplR gene encoding 50S ribosomal protein L18 produces the protein MSTKRDARLRRARRTRLNMREAGVTRLTVHRTPRHIYAQVISADGGKVIASASTLDKSLREGKTGNIEAAGAVGKLVAERAKEAGVTKVSFDRSGFKYHGRVKSLADAAREAGLEF, from the coding sequence ATGAGCACAAAACGTGATGCAAGACTACGCCGTGCACGTCGTACGCGCTTAAATATGCGTGAAGCGGGTGTTACCCGTTTGACAGTGCACCGCACGCCTCGTCATATCTACGCGCAAGTGATTTCAGCAGATGGCGGTAAAGTTATCGCCTCTGCATCCACTTTGGATAAGTCACTTCGTGAAGGTAAAACAGGTAACATCGAAGCTGCTGGCGCAGTAGGCAAGTTAGTTGCCGAGCGCGCTAAAGAAGCGGGTGTAACTAAAGTGTCGTTCGACCGTAGTGGTTTCAAATACCACGGTCGAGTGAAGTCCTTAGCTGACGCTGCTCGTGAAGCAGGTCTTGAATTCTAA
- the rplF gene encoding 50S ribosomal protein L6, whose amino-acid sequence MSRIANNPVSIPAGVDVKLGAEDITVKGANGTLNMPLNASVEVALNDNVITFKARHGDKKSVAMSGTMRALVGNMVTGVSQGFEKKLQLVGVGYRTKVSGNTLNLTLGFSHPVDYELPEGVKAETPSQTDIVLKSANKQLLGQVAAEIRAFRPPEPYKGKGVRFADEHVRRKEAKKK is encoded by the coding sequence ATGTCTCGTATAGCTAATAATCCTGTTAGCATCCCAGCTGGCGTTGACGTCAAGCTAGGTGCTGAGGATATCACTGTAAAGGGTGCTAACGGCACTCTAAACATGCCACTCAACGCGAGCGTAGAAGTCGCGCTTAACGACAACGTGATTACTTTTAAAGCACGTCATGGCGATAAGAAGAGTGTAGCAATGTCTGGTACTATGCGTGCTTTGGTAGGCAACATGGTCACTGGCGTTAGCCAAGGTTTCGAAAAGAAACTTCAGCTCGTTGGTGTCGGTTACCGTACTAAAGTGTCGGGTAACACCTTGAACCTAACTCTAGGTTTCTCACATCCGGTTGACTATGAGCTTCCGGAAGGCGTTAAAGCCGAAACTCCGAGCCAAACTGACATCGTGTTGAAAAGCGCGAATAAACAGTTACTCGGTCAAGTAGCGGCGGAGATCCGCGCATTCCGTCCACCAGAGCCTTATAAAGGTAAAGGTGTTCGTTTTGCCGATGAGCATGTCCGTCGTAAAGAAGCGAAGAAGAAGTAA
- the rpsH gene encoding 30S ribosomal protein S8, which yields MSMQDPLADMLTRIRNGQQAGKFDVTMPASNLKVAVADVLKAEGYVGSFSVSEGPKAELTIELRYFEGRPVIEKIQRASRPGLRSYTGTNDLPTVNAGLGVAIVTTSKGVMTDRAARAAGIGGEVLCTVF from the coding sequence ATGAGTATGCAAGATCCTTTGGCAGATATGCTTACCCGCATTCGTAACGGTCAGCAAGCAGGTAAGTTCGATGTAACTATGCCTGCTTCTAACCTAAAAGTTGCGGTAGCAGATGTTCTTAAGGCTGAGGGTTACGTAGGTAGCTTCTCAGTATCTGAAGGACCAAAAGCCGAATTAACAATTGAACTTCGTTACTTCGAAGGTCGTCCAGTAATTGAAAAGATTCAGCGCGCTAGCCGCCCTGGTCTTCGTTCTTACACTGGAACTAACGATCTTCCGACAGTTAACGCTGGTCTTGGTGTCGCTATTGTTACTACGTCGAAAGGCGTAATGACTGACCGAGCTGCTCGCGCTGCGGGCATCGGTGGCGAAGTCCTTTGCACAGTATTCTAA
- the rpsN gene encoding 30S ribosomal protein S14 yields MAKKSMIAREAKRAKMVEKYAAKRTEIKAILADANASEEAKWDAQLQLQKLPRDASPVRKQRRCRITGRPHAVYRKFGLCRNKLREAAMNGDVPGLVKASW; encoded by the coding sequence ATGGCTAAGAAATCCATGATCGCTCGCGAAGCTAAGCGCGCAAAAATGGTCGAAAAGTACGCTGCGAAGCGTACTGAAATCAAGGCTATCCTTGCGGACGCTAACGCTAGCGAAGAAGCAAAATGGGATGCACAGCTACAACTTCAAAAGTTGCCACGTGATGCAAGTCCAGTACGTAAGCAGCGTCGCTGCCGTATTACTGGTCGACCACACGCGGTATACCGTAAGTTCGGCCTGTGCCGTAACAAACTACGCGAAGCTGCCATGAACGGTGATGTACCGGGCTTGGTTAAAGCTAGCTGGTAA
- the rplE gene encoding 50S ribosomal protein L5, whose product MTHMKKVYETEVIPALAKELGVENPMRLPRITKITINMGLGEALGDKKVLEHAMRDLEQIAGQKPVSTKARKSIAGFKVREGWPIGCKVTLRGERMYEFLQRLIDIAIPRIRDFRGVSPKQFDGRGNFAMGVTEQIIFPEIEYDKIDALRGLDIAITTTAQTDDEGRALLRAFNFPLKG is encoded by the coding sequence ATGACTCACATGAAAAAGGTTTATGAAACCGAAGTAATCCCGGCACTTGCAAAAGAGCTGGGTGTTGAGAACCCAATGCGTCTTCCACGCATCACTAAGATCACCATTAACATGGGTCTTGGCGAAGCGCTTGGCGACAAGAAGGTTCTTGAGCACGCTATGCGTGACCTCGAGCAGATCGCTGGCCAAAAGCCAGTATCTACAAAAGCTCGTAAGTCTATCGCTGGCTTTAAAGTTCGTGAAGGTTGGCCAATCGGCTGCAAGGTAACCCTTCGTGGCGAGCGTATGTATGAATTCCTACAGCGCTTGATTGACATTGCGATTCCACGTATTCGTGACTTCCGCGGTGTCAGCCCAAAGCAGTTTGACGGTCGCGGTAACTTCGCGATGGGTGTGACTGAGCAAATTATCTTCCCTGAGATCGAGTACGATAAAATCGATGCTCTTCGTGGTCTAGATATTGCCATCACAACGACTGCGCAAACCGATGATGAAGGTCGCGCCCTGCTGCGTGCTTTCAACTTCCCGTTGAAAGGCTAA
- the rplX gene encoding 50S ribosomal protein L24, with translation MAKIKRDDEVIVIAGKDKGKRGRVAQVRADNRILVTGINMVKKHQKANPQAGVQGGIIEKEAPIQISNIAIFNPQTNKADRVGFRFEDGKKVRFFKSNGEAI, from the coding sequence ATGGCTAAAATTAAACGTGACGACGAAGTAATCGTTATCGCTGGTAAAGACAAAGGTAAACGTGGGCGTGTTGCGCAAGTGCGCGCCGACAACCGAATTCTTGTTACTGGCATTAACATGGTGAAAAAGCACCAGAAGGCTAACCCACAGGCTGGCGTTCAAGGTGGCATCATCGAGAAGGAAGCACCTATTCAGATTTCGAATATTGCTATCTTCAATCCACAAACCAACAAAGCCGACCGCGTTGGCTTCCGTTTCGAAGACGGGAAGAAAGTACGTTTCTTCAAGTCTAACGGCGAAGCGATTTAA
- the rplN gene encoding 50S ribosomal protein L14 — protein MIQTQTYLDVADNSGARRVMCIKVLGGSHRRYAAVGDVIKVTVKEAIPRGKVKKGQVMKAVVVRTKKGVRRGDGSLIKFDDNAAVLLNANEAPVGTRIFGPVTRELRGEKFMKIVSLAPEVL, from the coding sequence ATGATTCAGACTCAAACCTATTTAGACGTCGCAGATAACAGCGGTGCTCGCCGCGTTATGTGCATTAAAGTATTGGGCGGCTCGCATCGTCGTTATGCTGCAGTGGGTGATGTAATCAAAGTGACCGTTAAGGAAGCTATCCCACGTGGTAAGGTCAAAAAAGGCCAGGTGATGAAGGCAGTTGTTGTGCGCACCAAAAAAGGTGTTCGTCGCGGCGACGGTTCTTTAATCAAATTCGATGACAATGCAGCAGTACTGCTCAACGCCAACGAGGCGCCGGTGGGCACCCGAATCTTCGGTCCGGTGACTCGTGAACTTCGCGGTGAGAAGTTCATGAAAATTGTCTCTCTAGCGCCTGAAGTGCTGTAA